Proteins encoded by one window of Blautia faecicola:
- a CDS encoding S8 family peptidase: MNSQKAGNTLNLALDATFREREASMNLNVGYEKETQRWNLIIRYFGEASELETDGIFITPLLGNYGIADIPQNRIERFAQNPAVEYIEAPKRLYFAAYEGRQVSCVNPVQNQSPYLFGKGILIACIDSGVDYTHPDFRNTDGTTRILRLWDQTIPGNPPKGYRIGSEYTQEQIDRALEADTVSEREALVPNRDTSGHGTAVLGIAAGNGRESEGTERGVAPESSLLVVKLGIPDPDGFPRTTELMQGVDYAIRTAQELQMPVVINLSFGNSYGSHDGRSLVETYLNQAVGYGRVTLCVGTGNEGNQAGHAAGRVRQGENYEVELGIGPYEPAMNLQIWKNYQDQMELSLVHPDGTVFGPLEQILGTQRYRHAGTELLIYYGKPSPYSTSQEIYIDFLPIESYIDSGIWRIRLIPRRILQGEFSMWLPGGKTVGEATRFYRPTPETTLTIPSTALSAISVAAYDSRRQSYADFSGRGYTRLPLQIKPDLAAAGVDIQTTRVGGGYQTVTGTSFATPFVSGAAALLMEWGIVRGNDPYLYGEKVKSYLINGARQLEGEREWPNERVGWGEDVIIRLH, translated from the coding sequence ATGAATAGTCAGAAAGCAGGCAATACCTTAAATCTTGCTCTTGATGCCACATTCCGGGAGCGGGAAGCATCGATGAATCTGAATGTGGGATATGAAAAAGAAACGCAGAGATGGAATCTGATCATCCGCTATTTCGGAGAAGCATCGGAGCTGGAGACGGATGGGATTTTTATCACGCCGCTTCTTGGAAATTATGGGATCGCAGATATTCCGCAAAATCGAATCGAAAGATTTGCACAAAATCCTGCAGTAGAGTATATCGAAGCGCCGAAACGACTGTATTTTGCCGCGTATGAAGGGAGACAGGTTTCCTGTGTGAATCCGGTGCAGAATCAGTCACCCTACCTGTTTGGAAAGGGAATTCTGATCGCCTGTATTGATTCGGGTGTGGATTATACGCACCCGGATTTTCGGAATACGGATGGAACCACACGAATCCTGCGGTTGTGGGATCAGACGATCCCGGGCAATCCGCCCAAAGGATATCGGATTGGCAGTGAATATACGCAGGAGCAGATTGATCGGGCACTGGAAGCAGATACGGTGTCAGAGAGGGAGGCACTGGTTCCGAACAGAGATACGAGTGGTCACGGGACGGCTGTGCTAGGGATTGCAGCGGGAAATGGCAGAGAAAGTGAGGGGACGGAGCGCGGCGTAGCGCCGGAGAGCAGTTTGCTGGTGGTAAAACTGGGAATCCCGGATCCGGATGGATTTCCACGGACCACGGAGTTAATGCAGGGAGTGGATTATGCAATCCGTACCGCACAGGAACTTCAGATGCCGGTGGTGATCAATCTGAGTTTCGGGAACAGTTATGGATCTCATGATGGAAGATCTCTGGTGGAAACGTATTTGAATCAGGCAGTTGGATACGGTCGTGTGACGCTCTGTGTGGGAACTGGAAATGAAGGAAATCAGGCAGGGCATGCGGCGGGGCGCGTGCGGCAGGGAGAAAATTATGAGGTGGAACTGGGAATTGGACCATATGAACCGGCGATGAATCTGCAAATCTGGAAAAACTATCAGGATCAAATGGAACTTTCGCTGGTGCATCCGGACGGAACGGTTTTCGGACCACTGGAACAGATTTTGGGAACACAGAGATACCGGCATGCTGGAACGGAACTTCTGATTTATTATGGAAAACCGTCTCCTTACAGCACTTCGCAGGAGATTTATATTGATTTTCTTCCTATAGAAAGCTATATCGACAGCGGCATCTGGCGCATCCGTCTGATTCCGCGACGCATCCTGCAGGGTGAATTTTCCATGTGGCTTCCCGGCGGAAAAACGGTAGGGGAAGCCACCCGTTTCTACCGCCCAACCCCGGAAACTACGCTTACGATTCCTTCCACCGCACTGTCCGCAATCTCCGTAGCCGCCTACGATTCCCGCCGCCAGTCCTACGCCGATTTCTCCGGCCGCGGCTACACCCGCCTCCCCCTCCAGATCAAACCCGACCTCGCCGCCGCGGGTGTCGATATCCAAACCACGCGCGTCGGTGGCGGTTATCAGACGGTTACGGGAACTTCCTTTGCAACGCCGTTTGTCAGCGGCGCGGCGGCACTTCTGATGGAATGGGGGATTGTGCGGGGGAATGATCCGTATCTGTACGGGGAGAAAGTGAAGAGCTATCTGATCAATGGGGCAAGACAGCTGGAGGGGGAGAGGGAGTGGCCGAATGAGAGAGTGGGGTGGGGGGAGGACGTTATAATAAGGTTACATTGA
- a CDS encoding relaxase/mobilization nuclease domain-containing protein codes for MAINKTINKRTNTHGAMRNCIEYVLRQDKTSELLTYVTGPYCHDEINYDLVYRTFLEEKKMWDKDSGRMYAHNIISWHKDEQITPEQALEFGKEFAENWFSGFQTLMAVHKDKDHIHCHLVTNSVSYEDGRKLHNTKKDLERMKQLTNQMCRERGLTVVEKGKHFDGSQIEKGEVIAWSKDKYNLFRQQVKDSFVADCAMAILKALENCISKEKFIEKMKQFGWSVNWIEKRKHITFQNQDGKKVRDSNLSKTFHLDISKEGLENEFDRNRQKARDSVNRDSRSDEELAGYYRQVEAACEGADGVTGASDGRERRVTGEKSEDERVYPEISGKDTQAENGKTEVILRELRNARRNSEVKRRNSSFDNRNVRNAEVESIASAEQRRFEEQKRLEEQERARAARRRNKRRSGPEL; via the coding sequence ATGGCTATTAATAAGACGATTAATAAGCGGACAAATACACATGGAGCAATGAGAAATTGTATCGAATATGTTTTGCGACAGGACAAGACAAGTGAACTGCTTACTTATGTAACAGGTCCGTACTGCCATGATGAGATCAACTATGATCTGGTGTATAGAACCTTTTTAGAAGAAAAGAAGATGTGGGATAAAGATTCTGGGAGAATGTACGCTCACAACATTATTTCCTGGCATAAGGACGAGCAGATTACTCCGGAGCAGGCATTAGAATTTGGAAAAGAGTTTGCAGAAAATTGGTTCAGTGGATTCCAGACCTTAATGGCTGTGCATAAGGATAAAGATCATATCCACTGCCATCTGGTTACTAATTCAGTGAGTTATGAAGATGGAAGAAAACTGCATAACACCAAAAAGGATCTGGAACGTATGAAACAGCTTACCAATCAGATGTGCCGGGAACGTGGACTGACAGTTGTCGAGAAAGGAAAGCACTTTGATGGAAGCCAGATTGAAAAAGGGGAAGTCATTGCATGGAGTAAAGATAAATATAACCTGTTCCGTCAACAGGTAAAGGACAGTTTTGTAGCGGACTGTGCAATGGCGATATTAAAGGCACTGGAAAATTGTATCAGCAAAGAAAAGTTTATAGAAAAAATGAAACAGTTTGGATGGAGTGTGAACTGGATAGAAAAGCGGAAACACATCACATTTCAGAATCAGGATGGAAAGAAAGTGCGTGACAGCAATCTGTCAAAAACATTTCATCTGGACATCAGTAAGGAGGGCTTAGAGAATGAATTTGATAGAAATAGGCAAAAAGCCAGAGATTCAGTCAACAGAGACAGCAGATCAGACGAAGAACTTGCCGGATACTACCGACAAGTGGAAGCAGCTTGCGAAGGAGCGGACGGCGTCACTGGAGCTAGTGACGGAAGAGAGAGACGAGTTACAGGTGAGAAATCAGAAGATGAACGAGTTTATCCAGAAATTTCAGGAAAGGACACACAAGCTGAAAATGGAAAAACAGAAGTTATTCTTCGAGAATTACGAAATGCAAGACGAAATTCGGAAGTTAAACGACGAAATTCATCATTTGACAACCGAAATGTCCGAAACGCAGAAGTTGAATCAATCGCTTCAGCAGAGCAACGACGATTTGAGGAACAGAAACGGCTTGAAGAGCAGGAGCGAGCAAGAGCAGCTCGAAGAAGAAATAAAAGACGTTCGGGACCAGAACTCTAA
- a CDS encoding plasmid mobilization protein produces the protein MRKRNYTVTIRMNKAEYNLLQNKVKESGQTQQAVVIHAIAGLKIASAEEVEELKTLNQILSEILSQLRGAATNLNQIARKMNTDGFMPREDILYYLNKNILKYRKESEKIWLLIRRLISGQIHMEQ, from the coding sequence ATGCGAAAACGAAATTATACAGTAACGATACGAATGAATAAAGCAGAGTATAATCTGCTCCAAAATAAAGTAAAGGAGTCTGGACAGACTCAGCAGGCGGTTGTAATTCATGCAATAGCAGGTTTAAAAATTGCTTCTGCAGAGGAAGTGGAAGAACTGAAAACGCTGAATCAGATTCTTTCAGAGATACTTAGTCAGCTTCGTGGTGCAGCTACGAATTTGAATCAGATTGCAAGAAAAATGAATACGGATGGTTTTATGCCAAGGGAAGATATTCTGTATTATCTCAACAAAAATATTCTCAAATACAGGAAGGAGAGTGAAAAGATATGGCTATTAATAAGACGATTAATAAGCGGACAAATACACATGGAGCAATGA
- a CDS encoding helix-turn-helix domain-containing protein yields MYQRIRDLREDRDLTQKNMGEILNCSQRIYSNYECGDVDIPTHILIKLAEFHNTSVDYLLNLTDDKRPYPRKKNSST; encoded by the coding sequence ATGTATCAGAGAATACGGGATCTGCGTGAAGATCGTGACCTTACGCAGAAGAATATGGGTGAAATTCTGAATTGCAGTCAGCGTATTTACAGTAATTATGAATGTGGTGATGTCGATATCCCTACTCACATTCTGATTAAACTGGCTGAATTTCATAACACCAGCGTTGACTATCTGCTAAACCTGACAGATGATAAACGTCCTTACCCAAGAAAAAAGAATAGCTCCACTTAA
- a CDS encoding NUDIX hydrolase, producing the protein MEYWDIYDEKKQRTGRTMKRNDWNMKPDEFHLTVLGVLKRPDGRYLITQRKLDKEWGAGWWEVPGGGVNAGEDSRDAVIREIREETGIDVSQAAGGYAFSYKRVNPEEKNNYFVDIYKFILDFVDNDVKVQPEEVEGFKIATLEEVQAFAKEGIFLHYDSMKEAFD; encoded by the coding sequence ATGGAATACTGGGATATCTACGATGAAAAGAAACAGAGAACCGGTCGCACGATGAAAAGAAACGACTGGAACATGAAGCCGGATGAGTTTCACCTGACGGTGCTTGGCGTGCTGAAACGTCCGGACGGCCGCTACCTGATCACCCAGAGAAAGCTGGACAAAGAATGGGGCGCCGGCTGGTGGGAAGTACCGGGAGGCGGCGTCAACGCGGGAGAAGATTCCAGAGACGCAGTGATCCGAGAGATCCGCGAGGAGACCGGGATCGATGTGAGTCAGGCGGCAGGCGGCTATGCATTTTCCTACAAACGGGTCAATCCGGAGGAAAAAAACAACTATTTTGTGGATATCTACAAATTTATTCTGGACTTTGTGGATAACGATGTAAAAGTACAGCCGGAGGAAGTCGAAGGCTTTAAGATCGCGACACTCGAAGAGGTCCAGGCATTTGCAAAAGAAGGGATTTTCCTTCACTATGACAGTATGAAAGAAGCATTCGATTAA
- a CDS encoding NUDIX hydrolase translates to MGKINKVNKQTTNPYLNLYDLDVVNKVGREGHYYVASRAKTEDDLKLSHAENNDPDGVAIYSLYGEKKDRVVLIRQFRYPLGGYVYELPAGLVDPGENYHTAAIRELKEETGLKLEPIVVDDIYQKPYYTSVGMTDECCGTVYGYASGEISKKYMEDSEEIEVVLADRKEVARILKEERVALLCAYMMMHFLHDEEPFAFLHTTK, encoded by the coding sequence ATGGGAAAAATCAATAAAGTAAACAAACAGACAACCAATCCATATCTGAATCTCTATGATCTGGATGTCGTGAATAAAGTAGGACGGGAAGGACACTATTATGTGGCATCCCGGGCGAAGACTGAGGATGACCTGAAACTGAGCCATGCAGAAAATAATGATCCGGACGGTGTGGCCATCTACAGTCTCTACGGAGAAAAGAAAGACAGGGTGGTACTGATCCGACAGTTCCGTTATCCGCTGGGTGGTTATGTGTATGAACTGCCGGCCGGACTGGTGGATCCGGGAGAGAATTATCACACCGCAGCGATCCGGGAACTGAAAGAAGAGACCGGACTGAAGCTGGAGCCGATCGTGGTGGATGACATATATCAGAAGCCTTATTATACATCCGTCGGTATGACAGATGAGTGCTGCGGAACGGTTTACGGATATGCTTCCGGTGAGATCAGTAAAAAATACATGGAAGACAGCGAGGAAATCGAAGTGGTTCTGGCAGACCGGAAAGAAGTGGCACGGATCCTGAAAGAAGAGCGGGTGGCGCTTTTGTGTGCCTATATGATGATGCATTTTCTTCACGATGAAGAACCATTTGCATTCTTACATACCACAAAATAA
- a CDS encoding TnpV protein, which produces MKLTYTNVNGYLIPNLTYKSGEQMEQLGKYGFLRRDYLKNHRNSTYQVMLLQDIIGEHLLEVDKAAREREEVILKQLEEKEPLPDKKADQMAWVRAANQHRAIAEEIILKELIYV; this is translated from the coding sequence ATGAAACTGACTTATACAAATGTAAATGGATACCTGATTCCGAATCTCACCTATAAATCCGGTGAGCAGATGGAGCAACTTGGCAAATATGGATTTCTTCGCAGAGATTATCTGAAGAATCATCGAAATTCAACCTATCAGGTGATGCTTTTACAGGATATAATTGGAGAACACCTTCTGGAAGTAGATAAGGCAGCAAGAGAACGGGAAGAAGTGATCCTGAAGCAGCTGGAAGAAAAAGAACCACTGCCGGATAAAAAAGCAGATCAAATGGCATGGGTAAGAGCTGCTAATCAACACAGAGCGATTGCGGAAGAGATTATTCTCAAGGAATTGATTTATGTTTAA
- a CDS encoding mannitol dehydrogenase family protein yields the protein MKLILDGIKDRQAWEKAGIKLPGYDVEAVSEKAKEAPGWVHFGIGNIFRVFIGGIADGLLEEGVLDRGITCVETFDYDVVDKIYEPYDNLGLSVILHGDGTREYKVLGALAEAVKAQSSNPEQWNRLKEIFTAKSLQLVSFTITEKGYALQKADGSWFPFVEADIKNGPDKATGAMAVLVAMLYERYKAGKYPIALVSMDNCSRNGAKLRESVLTMTEEWKKNGFVDQDFVDYVSDENIIAFPWTMIDKITPRPSEQIAADLEALGVEEMQPVITGKKTYIAPFVNAEKPQYLVIEDSFPNGRPALEKGFGVYMADRETVNLSERMKVTVCLNPVHSATGPLGVVQGYELFAHMLNTNEDMMKMARMIAYDEGLPVVPNPGILSPQAFVDELFNDRFPNEYLGDTNMRLSVDVSQMLGIRFGETIKAYVEKFGDASRLTAIPLGIAGWLRYMLGVDDEGNTYELAPDPMNEEIQKQFKDIVVGKPETFTDQLRPILSNERLFFTDLYKDGVGEKIETMFREMLAGPGAVKAAIHKYVNQ from the coding sequence ATGAAATTAATATTGGATGGAATTAAAGATCGTCAGGCATGGGAAAAAGCAGGTATCAAACTGCCGGGATACGATGTGGAAGCAGTATCAGAGAAAGCGAAGGAAGCACCGGGATGGGTGCATTTTGGAATCGGAAACATTTTCCGTGTCTTTATCGGCGGAATCGCAGACGGACTTCTGGAAGAGGGCGTTCTGGATCGTGGCATTACCTGTGTGGAGACGTTCGATTATGATGTGGTGGATAAAATCTATGAGCCGTATGACAATCTGGGACTGAGCGTGATCCTCCATGGTGACGGAACCAGAGAATACAAAGTTCTGGGAGCATTGGCGGAAGCGGTAAAGGCACAGTCCTCTAATCCGGAACAGTGGAACCGCCTGAAAGAAATTTTTACAGCAAAATCCCTGCAGCTGGTTTCTTTCACGATCACGGAAAAAGGCTATGCCCTGCAGAAAGCAGATGGCAGCTGGTTCCCGTTTGTGGAAGCGGATATCAAAAACGGACCGGACAAAGCGACGGGAGCGATGGCAGTTCTGGTAGCAATGCTGTATGAGCGTTACAAAGCAGGAAAATACCCGATCGCCCTGGTTTCCATGGACAACTGTTCCAGAAATGGTGCAAAACTGCGGGAGTCTGTACTGACGATGACCGAAGAATGGAAGAAAAACGGTTTTGTAGATCAGGATTTTGTGGATTATGTGAGTGATGAGAACATCATTGCTTTTCCATGGACGATGATCGATAAGATCACCCCGCGTCCAAGCGAGCAGATCGCAGCGGATCTCGAAGCACTAGGTGTGGAAGAGATGCAGCCGGTCATCACCGGAAAGAAGACCTATATTGCACCGTTTGTCAATGCAGAGAAACCGCAGTATCTGGTCATTGAGGACAGCTTCCCGAACGGTCGTCCGGCGCTGGAGAAAGGATTTGGCGTTTACATGGCAGACAGAGAAACCGTCAATCTGTCTGAGCGTATGAAAGTAACCGTATGCCTGAACCCGGTACATTCCGCAACCGGTCCGCTGGGTGTGGTACAGGGATATGAGCTGTTTGCACATATGTTAAATACAAACGAAGACATGATGAAAATGGCACGGATGATCGCTTACGACGAGGGACTTCCGGTTGTTCCGAATCCGGGCATCCTGTCCCCGCAGGCATTTGTCGACGAACTATTCAATGACCGGTTCCCGAACGAATACCTGGGCGATACCAATATGCGTCTGTCTGTGGATGTATCTCAGATGTTGGGTATCCGTTTCGGTGAGACGATCAAGGCTTATGTGGAAAAATTCGGGGATGCGTCCCGCCTGACCGCCATTCCTCTCGGAATCGCCGGATGGCTGCGCTATATGCTGGGTGTAGACGATGAAGGAAATACCTACGAACTCGCTCCGGATCCAATGAACGAGGAGATCCAGAAACAGTTCAAAGACATCGTAGTCGGAAAACCGGAGACTTTCACCGACCAGCTGCGGCCGATTCTTTCCAATGAAAGACTGTTCTTCACGGATCTGTACAAAGACGGAGTCGGAGAGAAAATCGAGACCATGTTCCGCGAGATGCTCGCAGGACCGGGAGCTGTGAAGGCTGCGATCCATAAATATGTAAATCAGTAA
- a CDS encoding ParM/StbA family protein — protein MRMMKNNNNETVMVIGIDHGYGNMKTATRCFPSGVARYDKEPIFQNNLLVYNGMYYQIGEEHKEFCAEKTQDEDYYVLTLAAIARELDGKGMNRAKVHIAAGLPLTWVATQKEDFQKYLLQNERVDFTFRNKEYHVEFAGADIYPQGFAAAFYRLQDFKGINMLADIGNGTMNIMYINNSRPLEKKCFTEKYGTHQCVLAVRESLLKELGTVVDDLMIEQVIRTGTADIGEKYLTVIRKAAGDYTKEIFHKLREREYNPELMRLYVVGGGGCMIQNFGEYDKSRVTIVRDICATAKGYEAMTVRKIQRNGGMLV, from the coding sequence ATGCGAATGATGAAAAACAACAATAATGAAACAGTTATGGTGATCGGGATTGATCATGGGTATGGAAACATGAAAACTGCCACCAGATGCTTTCCATCCGGTGTAGCCAGATATGACAAGGAGCCAATCTTCCAGAATAATCTTCTTGTTTACAATGGTATGTATTACCAGATTGGAGAGGAACACAAAGAGTTCTGTGCAGAGAAAACGCAGGACGAGGACTATTATGTGCTGACACTGGCGGCTATCGCAAGAGAACTGGACGGGAAAGGAATGAACCGGGCAAAGGTGCATATCGCAGCCGGACTTCCTCTTACCTGGGTTGCTACACAGAAAGAAGATTTCCAGAAATATCTTCTACAGAATGAACGTGTGGATTTTACATTCCGCAATAAAGAATATCATGTGGAGTTTGCAGGAGCTGATATTTACCCACAGGGATTTGCAGCAGCCTTTTACCGCTTACAGGATTTCAAAGGCATCAATATGTTGGCAGATATTGGAAATGGAACTATGAATATCATGTATATCAATAATTCCCGTCCATTAGAGAAGAAATGCTTTACAGAGAAATATGGAACACACCAGTGTGTGCTTGCAGTCAGGGAATCCTTGCTGAAAGAACTGGGAACAGTGGTGGACGATTTGATGATTGAGCAGGTGATCCGTACCGGGACAGCAGATATTGGAGAGAAATATCTGACAGTCATTCGTAAAGCTGCCGGAGATTATACGAAAGAAATCTTCCATAAGCTGAGAGAACGGGAATATAATCCAGAACTGATGCGTCTGTATGTGGTCGGCGGTGGAGGTTGTATGATTCAGAATTTTGGAGAATACGACAAGAGCCGGGTGACAATTGTACGGGACATCTGTGCCACAGCGAAAGGCTATGAAGCAATGACCGTAAGGAAAATCCAGAGAAACGGAGGGATGCTTGTATGA
- a CDS encoding DNA primase family protein codes for MISLNKKFLKHYMETNPEGTAQTYIFLVDNQDIALNIVMSGYQALCLVQEDDGYYFSADSFIEEMRAIQFTGSCQSAYHYVTACTVKWMNDKLQTFFKDAGLDGKAGWQLFKEKEYLGKLDNQKEVEKLLEQYILRFEREPKEQPELSRFHLFDAKGNVKGVRDMEIVDYLVENVQFFVVGITPYYYEHGAYWEDHNGVRMKYRIQKLIYRDQIQSGVIKRIYNLLITQPKVHREAYELNKQPVRWINFKNGYYDPITGEMLEHNPDYLTINQIPFPYYPEDREQVMQGGENIKKYLASSLPNIEEQQTFWEYFGYCMTQDTQFQKFLTLKGNGGTGKSVAVSLIQHVVGINNMSSISLQDLNKRFYATGMYGKLLNACADIPCKAMENTDVLKKAVGEDTLIYEKKGQDAIHFHSYAKLLFSTNEMPQNLEDKSDAFYRRLLILDMNRVVKSGEKDLHLKEKVQAESDYAIHMAMIALKNLYEQGKFTESEHSKECVREVQRTSDSICAFIDESLVRAKGKRLKRSEVFHMYEEYCKENGRQGHGKSNFFRNMTDKGFLLKQYNGEFYYQDIAVKEEDFCPVDPEERIPFEETDIDYKQLQLNMNQGIKGI; via the coding sequence GTGATAAGTTTGAACAAGAAGTTTTTGAAGCATTATATGGAAACCAATCCAGAAGGGACAGCACAGACCTATATCTTTCTGGTGGACAATCAGGATATCGCACTGAATATTGTGATGTCAGGTTATCAGGCACTTTGTCTGGTGCAGGAAGATGACGGATATTATTTCAGTGCAGATTCCTTTATAGAAGAAATGAGAGCTATTCAGTTTACAGGAAGCTGTCAGAGTGCCTATCATTATGTGACTGCCTGTACGGTGAAGTGGATGAATGATAAGTTACAGACATTTTTCAAAGACGCTGGTCTTGATGGAAAAGCAGGCTGGCAGTTGTTCAAAGAGAAAGAGTATCTTGGCAAATTGGATAATCAGAAAGAAGTTGAGAAACTACTGGAACAGTATATTCTTCGGTTTGAACGAGAACCGAAAGAACAACCGGAACTGAGCCGTTTTCATTTATTTGATGCAAAAGGGAATGTGAAAGGCGTCCGGGATATGGAGATTGTAGATTATCTGGTGGAGAATGTTCAGTTTTTTGTGGTAGGAATCACACCTTATTATTATGAACATGGTGCCTATTGGGAAGATCATAATGGGGTGAGAATGAAATACCGTATACAGAAGCTGATCTATCGAGATCAGATACAGAGTGGCGTAATTAAAAGAATTTATAATCTGCTGATTACACAGCCGAAAGTTCACCGGGAGGCATATGAACTAAATAAGCAGCCTGTGCGGTGGATTAATTTTAAAAATGGATATTATGATCCGATTACGGGTGAAATGCTGGAACACAATCCGGATTATCTGACAATCAATCAGATACCATTTCCCTATTATCCGGAAGACAGAGAGCAGGTGATGCAGGGTGGCGAAAATATCAAAAAATATCTTGCATCCTCTCTTCCAAATATAGAAGAACAGCAGACGTTCTGGGAGTATTTTGGATACTGCATGACACAGGATACGCAGTTTCAGAAATTCCTTACACTGAAAGGAAATGGTGGAACCGGAAAGTCTGTGGCAGTATCGCTGATTCAGCATGTAGTTGGAATCAACAATATGTCCAGCATTTCTTTACAGGATTTAAATAAACGATTCTATGCGACTGGAATGTATGGAAAGCTGTTAAATGCCTGTGCGGATATTCCCTGCAAAGCAATGGAGAACACAGATGTATTAAAGAAAGCAGTCGGTGAGGACACACTGATTTATGAGAAAAAAGGACAGGATGCAATTCATTTTCACTCTTATGCAAAGCTACTTTTTTCTACCAATGAAATGCCGCAAAATCTTGAGGACAAGTCAGATGCTTTTTACCGTAGACTACTGATTCTCGATATGAACCGGGTAGTAAAAAGTGGTGAAAAAGATCTGCACTTAAAGGAAAAGGTACAGGCAGAATCCGATTATGCAATTCATATGGCGATGATTGCATTGAAAAATCTGTACGAACAGGGAAAGTTCACGGAGAGCGAACACAGCAAAGAATGTGTAAGAGAAGTGCAACGGACGTCAGATAGTATCTGTGCTTTTATTGATGAGTCATTGGTGCGTGCTAAAGGAAAACGTCTGAAACGAAGTGAAGTGTTCCATATGTATGAGGAATACTGCAAAGAGAATGGCCGACAGGGGCATGGTAAATCCAACTTTTTCAGGAATATGACAGATAAAGGTTTCCTTCTGAAGCAGTACAATGGTGAGTTTTATTATCAGGATATTGCAGTTAAAGAAGAAGATTTTTGTCCTGTAGATCCAGAAGAAAGAATACCTTTTGAAGAAACAGATATAGATTATAAACAGTTACAATTAAATATGAATCAGGGAATTAAGGGCATTTAG
- a CDS encoding DUF6040 family protein translates to MQIQVNKSSVEAVDEAQKRQKEAEKKARTIEYQFNKVQEEVKTVKKKTDHEIKKLKNEVKEKETFWMIAYMILVLLAVIRNTVFQKDLFACITVPLKFGYRYVEWVIRPSELNILGEREYFSTEWSWFLRIMAILIFLGLGISGEIFVLRKIEQYRKAWDKYSIWILLISVTSIAVTGDVVRKYIPINLILLLGIINIVTMEIRIYYHDTNELY, encoded by the coding sequence TTGCAGATACAGGTGAATAAATCATCTGTTGAAGCGGTAGATGAAGCACAGAAGAGACAGAAAGAAGCAGAGAAAAAAGCTAGAACAATAGAATACCAGTTTAATAAGGTACAAGAAGAAGTAAAAACTGTGAAGAAAAAAACAGATCATGAAATAAAAAAGTTGAAAAATGAAGTGAAAGAAAAGGAAACATTCTGGATGATAGCTTACATGATTTTGGTTTTATTGGCAGTAATAAGAAATACAGTATTTCAAAAAGATTTATTTGCTTGCATAACTGTTCCACTGAAGTTTGGGTACAGGTATGTGGAGTGGGTGATCCGTCCATCAGAATTAAATATTTTAGGTGAGCGAGAGTATTTTTCTACAGAATGGTCGTGGTTTTTGAGAATTATGGCTATTCTTATTTTTCTTGGACTAGGAATAAGTGGTGAGATATTTGTGTTGAGGAAGATAGAGCAGTATCGAAAAGCATGGGATAAATATTCTATATGGATTCTGCTTATCAGCGTGACATCGATTGCTGTAACAGGTGATGTGGTGAGAAAGTATATTCCAATAAATCTTATATTACTCTTAGGAATTATAAATATTGTTACCATGGAAATAAGAATTTATTACCATGACACTAATGAATTATATTAA